One Papaver somniferum cultivar HN1 chromosome 10, ASM357369v1, whole genome shotgun sequence genomic window carries:
- the LOC113318891 gene encoding protein CLP1 homolog isoform X1: MAYAVGVGGGGNQGGVGGSIPKRQVKLEKECEFRIEVGETPLRLRLVSGTAEVFGTELPPEIWLTFHPRLKFAVFTWYGATLEIDGTTETDYTADETPMITYINVHAVLEGRRKRAKASSTTNPDSSQGPRVMVVGPTDSGKSALSRMLLSWAAKQGWKPTFVDLDIGQGAITIPGCIAATPVEMPIDPIEGIPLEMPLVHYFGHTTPSVNVELYKVLVKELSLTLERQFTGNSEARAAGMVINTMGWVEGVGYELLLQAIDAFSVTVVLVIGQEKLCSMLKDVLKNKPNVDVVKLQKSGGVVSRNPKLRQKSRSYKIREYFYGIGNELAPHSNIASFSDLSVYRIGGGPQAPRSALPIGAEPTADPTRLVPVNINHDLLHLVLAISYAKEADEVISSNVAGFIYVTDVDVQRKKITYLAPAAGDLPSKFLIVGSLTWVET; this comes from the exons ATGGCTTATGCAGTAGGTGTAGGCGGTGGTGGAAATCAAGGAGGAGTAGGAGGTTCAATACCAAAAAGGCAAGTGAAGTTAGAGAAGGAGTGCGAGTTCAGGATTGAAGTAGGAGAAACACCTCTTCGTCTGAGACTTGTTTCTGGAACTGCTGAAGTTTTTGGAACTGAATTACCTCCAGAAATTTGGCTCACATTTCATCCCAGACTCAAATTCGCT GTTTTTACGTGGTATGGTGCCACCCTTGAGATTGATGGAACTACTGAAACTGATTATACTGCGGATGAG ACGCCTATGATTACCTACATAAATGTTCATGCTGTACTGGAGGGACGAAGAAAGCGTGCTAAAGCATCCTCAACCACTAACCCTGATTCTTCACAG gGCCCCAGGGTGATGGTTGTAGGACCCACAGATTCTGGGAAGAGTGCTTTGTCGCGTATGCTTCTTAGTTGGGCAGCTAAACAAGGTTGGAAACCCACTTTTGTTGACTTGGATATTGGTCAGGGAGCTATAACTATTCCTGGATGCATCGCTGCTACCCCTGTTGAAATGCCCATAGATCCCATTGAAGGAATTCCTCTTGAAATGCCCCTTGTTCACTATTTTGGACACACAACACCAAG TGTCAATGTGGAACTGTACAAAGTGCTTGTGAAGGAGCTTTCTCTGACACTTGAGAGGCAATTTACTGGCAATTCCGAAGCTCGAGCTGCAGGCATGGTTATTAACACCATGGGATGGGTAGAAGGTGTCGGTTACGAG TTGCTTCTTCAAGCAATTGACGCATTCAGTGTTACTGTTGTTCTAGTTATTGGTCAG GAAAAACTTTGCAGCATGCTTAAGGACGTGTTAAAGAACAAGCCGAATGTGGATGTTGTGAAACTTCAGAAGTCAGGTGGTGTTGTGTCTCGAAATCCGAAGCTTCGGCAGAAATCCAGGAGCTACAAGATAAGG GAATACTTCTACGGCATTGGAAATGAACTTGCCCCACATTCCAATATTGCAAGTTTTAGTGATCTATCTGTATATCGAATTGGTGGTGGACCTCAGGCACCGCGGTCAGCTCTCCCCATTGGTGCAGAGCCTACAGCAGATCCTACAAGACTAGTTCCCGTCAACATCAATCATGACCTGCTACATTTGGTTCTTGCCATTTCATATGCTAAAGAAGCAGATGAAGTTATCTCAAG